The window cgtgatgtcttctccgagtcgatccattctctagcttgtgctcccccgggtgttaatccgacgaagagcaaccttgctctgataccacttgttagaaccttcggatagcggctagagaggaggggtgtgaatagccgacctcaaattatcatttcttcctacaatttaggttagcgcagcgaaaaaacaatgtagaaacgaaagtggagaagatcaaacctcaaacacgatgatgtaacgaggtttggagatgatactcctactcctcggcgtgtccgtaaggtggacgaagcctatcaatccgtcggtggatgagaccccggaaaaccggctaacaacaactccttctgggtggagaaacctcgccacaaactcttttgcaacagcaataaaagagtacaagatagagcaagaaaacaagaagaatatgaatgtaacaacactttgcttgccttcttgtcgactggagttcgatgaagtaacaacttcacgatgccagcagcaactgatcagcaaaccagccgagggaagctcacacgaagcttcagaaacacagagctcagcaaagctcagatcgcaagagtgaggaagaagaagaagatactgtagaggccctccacctcgatatatatcctgtactcgaagaagacaaagagcaacacagaaatctagccgttgtgtctcaacggctaggcctggaccgatcaggctccaacctgatcggtctgggagtcttctgatcggtctgtggaccgatcaggccctaggctgatcggtccccagaccgatcaaccaactctctgtgagagttgacttcaaagcctgatcggtctgtggaccgatcaggctataggtggatcagtccacagaccgatccccctaccttcttctgcctcctgatcgtttcctgatcggtctggtgaccgatcagataccttacagtgagccactgtttggttactgatcggtcacctgaccgatcagataacccatagtatcactggatcggtctgcagaccgatccaatttcccagccttaaaacTAAagtcttcccggtctagagaacgagctaccgagccctctctgacctagtccagagaacgagctatcgagccctctccaactctgtctggtctagagaacgagctcccgagccctctctgacctagtccggagaacgagctaccgagccctctccgacttcgtccggtccagagaacgagctcccgagccctctctgacctagtccggagaacgagctaccgagccctctccgacttccacgtccggtccagagaacgagctcccgagccctctctaacctagtccggacaacgagctaccgagccctctccgacttcgtccggtccagagaacgagctcccgagccctctctgacctagtccggagaacgagctaccgagccctctccgactccatccagttcagagaacgagctaccgagccctctctgacttcccatgccaagcttccatacttggacttttccccgtgccaagctccatgcttggtcttttcccgtgccaagctccctgcttggacttttccgtgccaagtctccatacttggacttttccgtgccaagtctccatacttgggcttttcgcgtgccaagctccctgcttggacttttccgtgccaagtctccatacttggacttttccgtgccaaatctccatacttggacttttcccgtgccaagtctccatacttggacttttctcgaatcaggtcaactcaagtcgggtcaaccaggtcaaccttgaccaaaggttgcacccacactcccaagttcatattcttgtcaaacatcaaaatacaacttctctattcttgtcaaacatcaaaatatacctcgagtcaggtcaactcgagtcgggtcaaccaggtcaaccttgacctaaggttgcaccaatacTTATCACGAGACAATACTAATTGTGTGTATATAAGAAACTTTATGCATAGAAGACACTTTATTGAATTTTCATTGACATAAAAAAGGCTTAGGGGgtatttggttctttcctaggaataggaatcggaatgagaatcattgtattgtggaatgagaatgggtatgagcatggacatcactcttaaaagtaatgtttggttagttgcatattttctatcggaataaatcaaaatttccttttttgcccttaaagaaaaataagagaaaaaattagatgtgagagaaagatgaatgtaagagaaaaatatgatgagagagaatgatgagagataaagtatgatgagagagaaaatgtgatgagaaaaaataaagagagagagaaagtgtgatgagagaaaatgagaaaagagagtgtgataggagagagcatgatgagagaagatgagagagaaaatatgatgtgagagaaagtatgatgggagaggatgaaaagagagaaatataatgagaaaaaatgaggagagagtgtgtaatgagagaaaaagtatgatgagaaagaaagtataattagagagaaagtgtgatgagaaaaaaagagaaccgtgagtgtgatgagagagattgaggagagagaaagtatgatgagggagaaagtatgatgagagagaaagtgtgttgaggaaaaaaaaggagggagtgtgacaagagagattgaggagagagaaagtgtgatgaaagtgaaagtgtgatgagaaaaaaagagaaaagaaagtatgatgagagagattgaggaaagagaaagtatgataagaaaaaaagaagaaagagattgaggagagagaaagtatgatgagaaaaaaaaaaagaagagagttcgatggaagagattgaggagagaaaaagtatgatgagagagaaagtgtaatgagaaaaaaaaaggaaagagagtgtgataggagaaatTAAggtgagagaaagtgtgtgataaaatgatgagagagaaaatatgatgagagagaagtgatatgaaagaaaaaataaataaatatattttgatatttgttattaagggagaaaattttagttttaggtcaagggtatttttgaaataaaggaatattttgattgataaaaatagagtaatgactcattgaaggggaggtatatGAGAATGAATTATTactcaatttcaaggattcattcgtttatttgtattcctattcctataatccaaatattaacaatgacaatcaatgattctcattctcattctcattcctcactcctatttttctaaattaaacgCCCCCTTAATCTCGTTCTAATCTACTAAAGGATTGAATACAGTCGCTCTGAAGCCTAGATTCTTGGTCATTGGATTCAAAGGCACGATATACTCATCGAGTGTCTTTGATCCTTTTGAATGGAAGCTAAACATCTTTCTTATACTCACCTTTCTAGCAAACATGAAAAAATTATTAATCCCTTGTATGTTTTATGTTTTGGCATTTGACAAACATGTTTAACTAAGCAATTTGTCTTCGATAAGTTGGTCAAATGTCTTTGGATCAAGCATAATGATGTGGATAACTATTTGACCGGGTAAAGCTTGGGAGTCTATTCTCAACTTGGAAACGCCTTCGTGTAGCTTGCTTGCATTTGACCTGTGTGACCGGTTCAATATCGCCAACTCCATCTGCAAGGCATGGATTTATGCGTCaacaagattttttaaaaaatatataacaaaagatggaaataaaaaaaaggcaaacaaaaataattaatgctcattaatcTTACGGCTAAAATAAGCAAATACAAAATGCTGACGAATTGAGAAGAGGTGTCCCATTAATGGATACCATGCCTCAGGATATATAACCATTAATATTCAACCTAATTAAGTCGATGTAGTTGGTATTTACATGACTAGTTAATTCAAtgaattttagaattaatttttgCAAAATATCCCTAACCTCTCCGTACAAATGATCATTGATTTATCTTATTAAAATGAGACTGTCTTAAAAGAACAGCTAAGGTGATAATTTCACCTTCCCGTTTTCCATGATTGTTTCAAATATAATGGGAGATGGCTTGGCACGTGACTGGGAGCCGGCGACTCGGCCCGCGTGGAATGACCATTTCTACATTCGCATCTTAAAACCCCCGCAGTTCTCCAACCATTCTCTCGCatcgcctctctctctctctctctctctaacgCTGGAAGCCTCGCTATCTTCTCGACCAATGGATCGGGATCAAGAACCAGATGCCAAAGATCATGCGCCTCCGGCGGAGGTGGAGCCGGTGGAGGTCGCAGGCGAAGAGGGGATTGACGGAGAGAAGAATGAGTACCTGAAGGAGGAGGTGCAGGCCGTCTGTTGGCCCTCCCATCTTCCGCTTCCAGAGGCCCCGGATGGGCTTACCAAGGCGCGGTCCATCGGGCCAGACGAGGAGCGCCACCCCATCGACCGATCCGTCTCCCTCAACTCCACTTTCGGAGCCGTCGACGTTGCTGCGCTAGCTAAGTTTATCCGCGACAGGAGCAGCGTCTTCTCCGCCGCCATCGCGAAGCGGGTCTCCTCCTTGAAGGAGTCGCCGCCGGTCGACGGCAACAGCGGCCCTGCTGCACTCGTCACCGAGTTTCATCTCCCCGGCCTCAAGGTCGTAGTGCGGGTCAAAGGAGAGGACGAGCGGGCGGACGCAGAGGGTGAACCAAAAGGCTGTGAGATCAAGGGCCGGGTCAGCTTCTTCTCCCGCTCCGGCTGCCGTGACTGCGGCGCCGTCCGGTCGTTCTTCCGCGAACGTGGCATCCCTTATGTGGAGATCAACTTGGACGTGTTTCCGGAGCGGGATCGGGAGCTCGTGGAGCGGACGGGGAGCGCCGCCGTGCCAGCGATCTTCTTCAACGAGACGCTGCTTGGAGGACTAGTGGCGCTCAACTCGATGCGGAATAGCGGGGAGTTCGATCGGCGTTTGCAGAAGATGGCCGGCGGGCGGTGCCCGGAGACGGCGCCACGGGTTCCTGTTTACGGATTCGACGACGAGGAGGAACTGGAGAGGGAGCGGCCTGACGCGATGGTTGCGGCGGCGCGAATTCTTCGGCAGCGCCTCCCGATCCAGGACCGGATCACCAGGATGAAACTCGTCAAGAACTGCTTCACCGGCGCCGATATGGTCGAAGCCCTCATCGGCCACCTTGACTGCGGCCGTAAGAAGGTAAACCTCCCTACCCATCCCTCTCCTCTTCAATCCAATCCCATCC is drawn from Zingiber officinale cultivar Zhangliang chromosome 1B, Zo_v1.1, whole genome shotgun sequence and contains these coding sequences:
- the LOC121985509 gene encoding uncharacterized protein LOC121985509 — its product is MGDGLARDWEPATRPAWNDHFYIRILKPPQFSNHSLASPLSLSLSLTLEASLSSRPMDRDQEPDAKDHAPPAEVEPVEVAGEEGIDGEKNEYLKEEVQAVCWPSHLPLPEAPDGLTKARSIGPDEERHPIDRSVSLNSTFGAVDVAALAKFIRDRSSVFSAAIAKRVSSLKESPPVDGNSGPAALVTEFHLPGLKVVVRVKGEDERADAEGEPKGCEIKGRVSFFSRSGCRDCGAVRSFFRERGIPYVEINLDVFPERDRELVERTGSAAVPAIFFNETLLGGLVALNSMRNSGEFDRRLQKMAGGRCPETAPRVPVYGFDDEEELERERPDAMVAAARILRQRLPIQDRITRMKLVKNCFTGADMVEALIGHLDCGRKKAVEIGKELARKHFIHHVFRENDFEDGNNHFYRFLEHEPAIPRCFNFRGSTNDNEPKPIQIVGQKLTKLMQAILEAYASDDRCHLDYGRIGASEEFRRYVNLVQDLQRIDIFSLSADEKMAFFLNLYNAMVIHAIIRIGQPGMIDRRAFFTDFQYIIGGYPYSLSSIKNGILRSNRRQPYSLVKPFSAGDKRLELAPAKVNPLIHFGLCNGTHSSPSVRFFSAQGVEVELRYAAREFFVHGGVEVDLEKRVVHLSRIFKWYSSDFGQEKDILEWILSYLDASKAGLLTHLLNDGGPIKISYQNFDWSLNC